The Astyanax mexicanus isolate ESR-SI-001 chromosome 21, AstMex3_surface, whole genome shotgun sequence genome contains the following window.
ggaggaggaggtAGTATGGCGGCAGTGGCGGAGGCAGAGGGGGTGAAGGCTCTGGCGGGGCTGCTGGCCGGACTCGCCCAGTCTCTCTATTACTGTAATACTGAGATCAGCGAGGAGCTGCTCAGATCCCAGTTATACCCCAACCTGCCCCCCGAGGACTTCCACACCCTCTACCACAAGCTCAGAGGCATTctcaaggtacacacacacacacacacacacacactaaatatatatttacacactgtatacacacacacagttactagtgcatctcaaaaaatagaatatcattgaagagTTACtgataaaaacccaaaaatcagtttgtcagaaaattagaatattatataagaacaattgttacttttagcagtgtggacagtgtgtcaaatcctgctggaaaatgaaatccgcatctccataaaagttgtcagtagcagagagaagtgctgtaagattttgtgggcaaacaaaactgcactgactttagacttgataataaaacacagtggatcaacaccagcagatgacatgtctctccaaaccatcactgatcatcagtaaattttacatttcatttaaaggaactcaagggatcagagtctggaggaagagtggagagacacacagtccaaactgcttgaggtctcgtgtgaagtttccaccaatcagtgatggtttggagagacgtgtcatctgctggtgttgatccactgtgttttattatcaagtctaaaatcttacagcacttcatgcttccctctgctactgacaacttttatggagatgcagatttcattttccagcaggacttggcacactgccaaaagtaccaactggtatgagtctctgagacactgatttttggggttaaCTTCCTTCCCTGGGACGtccctgatgaaagccagtttcatcataacgtttttgatggtctttttgactgcacttgagaatactttcaaagttatttttaagccttttatctcttcctctctctctgtctattaatctgtctgtatgtctttttgtgttttctttttgtctgtctctgttaATTTGTTGCCTTCTTTTTATTttgtctatccatctatctgaccacacacacacacacatatacacaccatatATCCATGTCCCTATCCGTCCCTCTCCCTGTCTTTGTTCATCTTtctttggctatgttcacattaccaggctgaagtgactcaaatcggattttttgctccatgtggctcagatctgatttttttatggctgtgtgaacgtgatttttttttttcaaatcagattttagtcCTCATGttcatgcgacatgaatgtgaatggtcaaatcagaattaattTGTCTTTTTGCTATTacgctttagcattagcactatgtgcctctctctcgtacccacactgcatttcttggtgcagctgtgcagctatagctgcaaaaaaacagcaaaagcaaaccgcctggccttttttcacctcctcgacctgagcatgaacttcaaaCCAGCTGtatactgtttctccactccagcaaaagatgctccacatatgagctgctaactcatccatttccctttatagagctacgagtctctcgtctctctaatatgagttttttgttgttgttggtgaagaaggagacgtttatacaggtatcaatgtgcagcatgagaggagtttcagggacagattcgttcacgttacacacagatacagatcacttacatttacagtgaatgtgaaccgacaagatctgagcaaaaaaatgtatttgagtatTGTGAACGTAGCCAATatgtctgtatgtgtatatatatatatatatatatatatatatatatatatatatagatatatagatatatagatatgtctgttcatttattgtctgtctgtctgtcagttgaATGCATTTAATAATGTGGAATGTTGCCCATCACCAGCAGATGGCAGCATCTTATTAACCTAGAGCTTCCCTTAGTTcacctaactctctctctctctctgtctctctctctgtctgtctctctctctctctctctctttcagtccaTGGCTACAGCAGATATGGACCAGGCTCAGTTGGAGGCGTTCCTGACGGCTCAGACGAGGAAGCAGGGTGGTGCAGGTCTGAGTTCTGAGCAGGCGGCGGCTCTGGGCCGGTTCTGGAAGGCTCACAGGACCCGGATCAGAGAGAGTCTGCTGGCTCAGAGCCGCTGGGAGCCCGGCCTGAGGAGCGTGAACTGGAGGGTGGACCTGCAGACCGCCTCCAGCAGGGGGAGCTCATCCAACACACCTGTGGCTCTGGTGGAGCTGGAACTGGGCCGGAGCGGACAGGTGAGTCTCAACCAAGGGCTAGCGTGTTTGTTACACTGAGTAACAGTGTACTACATCCTATCATCAGGGTGGAATCACTCcaatacttcacactgattggttcacaTTCTAGgcgttgtacccatactgctgcatgacacGAGTGAATCAGATTTCGGCTCAAAACCGCATCTTGTTttgaatgaaaacccaaaaatcagtgtctcagaaaattagaatataatttaagaccaatttgtactgttagaagtgtgggcagtgtgccaagtcctgctgaaaaatgaaatccacatctccgtacaagttgtcagtagcagagggaagcatgaagtgctgtaagattttgcgggaaaacaaaactgcactgaattactaaaataaagtaattttttaatgttttaaaaaaatatatatatttttaagatgcacctttAGAGCTGTTAGAATGTGTGAGATTTAGTTTAGATTTATGAGGtctaatccatatttcagcataaattattatatgtaattatttattattataggttTGAACTCAGCAGTAGTGTCattaaataaaaccactaatgtATCACCAGTCCCTGTACACATAACGTGATTAATTTGCGCATAAAATGTTATGTTACGAGTTTCCAGATAAATCAGATGCTTTGATTTGTTAGCATTGACAGCACAAGTAATGATGAATTTACCAATAGAAACGCAGAAAAATGACTTTGAATGgctttattagctttttttttttttgcctttttacaTAATCAGGACCTTTTGGAGAaagttaatattgtaatatatattataaacagccGTGTGGCACGTTCCTGCCAAAAACCCTGGATCACTCAAACCAGGTCAGGCTTATCAGTGTTGGATTTGGAGCTGTTTGTGAACCCTTGAGCTTATCAGTGGCGTTCCTATTGTATGTCAGCACACAGTGCGAGGGCTCAGTGATATGGTAAAtctattatatcattatattaagtaggtaaatgatgtggggttgatgaggtcagctgaccacctgaatatactaaatatagaccaggttattccatcaatgacacatttatatatattccaagataagacaatgtcaggattcatggggctggaattgtgaaagagttcagggttcatgaattgagagagagttcaccacagagtccagatcttaacccagatcttgagaatctttgggatgtgctggatggagaagagctgctttgtgcagtggtcagactctaccatcatcaatgctgctgcaagatcttggtaaaaaattaatgcagcaacactggattaaaataaatcttgttatattgcagaagcttattgaaacaatgccacagtaaatgcgtcaaagcaatcaaagctaaagaagaTCCAACTAAattttagagtgtgtgacctttgtTTTTTTGGTGGGGATTAAACTTTAAGGtttttataagttgattcaactcaaagatctctgtttgaatgtataagtTTCCACAAATGATCAGCtaactcaatatatatatatatatatcattttctgtaaaactggcttaatttgtttgagttcagaCAATTGGTGGGTTTACAGTATGGTGCAGATTGGGTTAAAGTAGCGGTACTAAATGAATTTTGTATTGTACCATTTTTAATACATAAAGCATACTGGATTACAAGGCGCATTatacgacactagtaagaaacaggggtgtcaccatgttttacttctaattctaaactaagctaagttaacaaaactgtaattctttaaaaaaaaaatatatatatattttaaagtcagtCGAGTgctggttgttaatctacacagatttctctcctgaaaactgtttatttgggtgagtaaagaacttccgtttatttacagtaagcttagatttccagatttccagtaaagctgggtgcagcagcattggcattagctgctaactgctagagCTAgttgtagttagcggctaatctTGCTTGACAGAGGTACATTAAGtaacactgagtgttccggtaaaccagggcgatattagctaacagtttgtcccatgtagcttgttttaacactgtaactgTGCTaatagtctgatatactcacctctgaacggtgaaagcaCTTAGTgtgattagtggctaatgttaatactgctacagcagtgctagccagggttagcagcagactaaagTATTTTAATGCCAGAAGCCTTAATTgcacgggattagtttctcaaggggttctggggtaattttcttttttgtgttttttttttatcctctgattttattctcgtccagaacgaccatgtttgtgtttttctcagatgtcctctgagagaaaattacaggctgaattatctactgtttttcgctgaactcttttCGTGGTCCTCTGAAAATTTTAGTCCCGTtcagactcacatctctgagtttcctcaccgcgcgtttaataaaatagctatttgtccactgccaggcTCCGTACTTACAGTTTGGGCACGCCCTGTTTCCACAGaaatccacataaaaaaaacacaacagcgagtggaagtggaggagctactgaacatgatgtcatgtgtccgagaaagtaataaaaaaaaaaaaaacgtactgtcctcctgttttgttttttattgcagtccggaagcaaaagttttatcactgattAGAGGAAGTGTGCAATATcttcctgagaaactaatcccgtcctgaTAAGGCTTTATAGTgtgataaatacagtaataaagttttgaaaaaaaattcTAGTGTTTGTATACCGTGTAACATTGAGCAACGAGGTTTTTTTCAGCAAAATTAGGGACAAATTCTGTATTAATTCCTTTAATTTGTGGAGAAACAGTAAGGTGGTGCGCGCTGTCTGAGTGAAATGATATAATTGTCTGGTTTTATTGACTGTGTGAGTCAGCAGAGTGCCTGGCAACCCTAATAAACAAATGTAGGACGAGCTCACATCCAGCCAAACTAATAGTCTGCTGTTAAATAGTCTAAATGAGACGGATATGATGTAAGATTATAGAGAATAAGTGAATTATAGGGGGAATTATAAAGGGACAGGGTGGGGTGGGGTAAGGCAGAGGCTTTGTTTGGCTGCGTTTGGCTGCAGTGGTCTGTATGATGCTCGTAATTGCACGTGTACCACCCACAACTCCTCATCAaccacagcacaacacagcagaCCGGCCCTTCTGAGAGCTGCCAGAGCCGGACCACAGGATTTACATCCACACCTCACCTGCTCAGCGCCTGCAGTCTTTCAGAACTACTGCCATATAGAAGTACATTTGTTTTGAGTAGATTCATATTAGTGATAGTAGGTTAGTTTAACAATATTAGGATTATTAGATGAGTATTGTGCCTTTTTGCAgcttaaaaggtaaaaaaagtaCCTAAAATTAGCCTTTTCTGACTATATATAGTGTTTGAGATTTTatactacacagaaatcatatttttcagctttatatatatatatatatatatatatatatatatatatatatatatatatatatatatatacacatacatacatacaagctGTACAAGATGGACAATTTAGCATATATTGGCATGTATAATAAtgccaataatattataataatcacAGCAgcagtattctgtgattaatctcaATTAATCCTGATTAATTACACTTGTTTTTTGTAATCCTgaagtgttttaaaatattgatttaaatgtaactaaaataaGGAATTGAAAAACGAAGAATTATATTAATATTGGCTGTGTCTGTTGCTGTAAAACACAAttggggtaccactttaaaataagactacccttataaagggtttataaatggtttataaattagattattaatcattattaattaggttgtaaatgccttaaaatccaTTCATAAGCAGTTTGATGCAAAGCATCAATTAATAAGGCAACAGTGACTCGTTGTTTGCTTGGTCATTTAATTCAACATTTatagtaatttatagtaaatatatcAATTTTACAGCTTGATTACAGGCTGAttaatggaaaacacaaagtaaggtcagtatctagaaagatacGGGATTTGACAGTTTAGGTTTAAGTGTgaaattactgtttttatcacaaaaaaaaaatatttacatgttatgtatttattaactgcttattgatgggttttaaagtatttgcaacctaattattaatcgttaataaacttctttataaaccattcaaaacccttttataaaggtagtcttattttaaagtggtacccataattgtaataatcacaacactattctgtgattaatcacgattaagaTCATGATAAAAAAAGTAATCTTTGTAATTCTCTGTATTTTAAGGTAGGAGACTGTATCAATGCTGTTGTATTGCTTAGTAagactaaaatacaaatatattaccAGGCTCTGTAAATGCAATGTGATTtaatttctgttaaaaaaaatagcatgttAAAATCCCAGATTAATCACATGCATTAGCATTGATAACACTAGTAATCTTGAGTTGACCAATAGAAACGCTCCAAAATGATGTTGAAtgggctttgagtggtccagcggactaagtcgctgccactatgattgggaaatcactggttcgaatcccggtcatgcagcttaccgtcagcagccagagccctgagagagcacaatgttgaggcattactagtgattacTAGGGGAagtccttatgagtgggttgagtaattggtcttgtaaattggggagaaaatgggataaaaaatggAATTAAAATTAGGCTGAATAATTTAGCTTTAGCTTATTTTTCTGAGCTTTTATTAACAATTTATTATtctgtaaatgctttaaatatatatttatattaaaaacaatttttagcttagcttttctctGCAGTAGCTGTAAATTCCTCCCTCATACAGTCGTTTTTTAATCGTATCCGGCTCTTTCTCTGTGGCACATTCCTGCCAAAACCCTGTATCACTCTGCCCAGCACAGGCTTATCAGTGTTAGAGTTGGAGCTCTTGTGCTGAACTCTTGTGCTTATCAGTGGTGTTGCAGCAGCTGGCATTAATATATTTATGAGTTTTAATGGTGGGCGCTGGCTGAAGGGTTTGGGTTTGTGTGATAAAAACCCTCATGACTCAAGAACTCACTCCGGCAACAATAATGACtctgggaatatatatatatatatatatatatatatatatatatatatatatatatatatatacacacacatatatatacatatatatacacacatatatatacatatatacacacatatatgtatatatatatatatatatatatatatatatatatatatatacacacacacacatatatacattatatatacaatatttctTTACAAATTCTTCACATCAATAAGTATGGTTGACAAGATATACCATAAAAGTACAGTCTTCTATGCATAGGTACACATACGTACAGACACATATctagacacatacacacagatctgCACTTGCTCACATATACCCATATATTCtcatacatacatgtacacataTATACTTTCATACAGCCTCCTCAACATCCATTACTTACATTCTCTATAACATTACAGGTTATGTACTTCCTAAGTGTTAAACTATTTACAGGGTTTGAGGGAGATTACAGTGAGTGTCCTATAAAGTAAATACATTGGGTTAGTCAGATTTAATGTAATTTGCCCAGTATATATTAAATCTATCACTTTGGATTTTTAACCAAAAGGTTATTTTTTCTATTATagagattaggggtgtgccatatcatatcgtacacgataatatcggcaacattttcaaatatcgtgaacgatattaaaccctgaaatatcgtgccatatcacccacccctaattaacacATATTGGTAggacatttttgctgtttttactgaAGTggtggatatatggagatatttagagggCAATATTAatattgtgcagtagtgtattattaaaaaaatgaatcagtgttttgtcatatcaccaagagtattgttatcgcaaaaataccataaaatatcgtgatattatttttgggccatatcgcccacccctaacaaaGACATCTTTCACAACATTAATCCAGTCTCCTATTCGTGGTGAGTTTGATTGAAGCCAGTTTCTAGTCAACGCATTTTTACTTGTTGCCAGTAGTactctaaataaatatttaactaaaGCACTCCATGTTTCCATgggttttttttccccaaatataaaacattaaaatctaaAGTCTAAGAGAATCTCCAAAATCTCCTCTAATGCACTGTGTATGCCTCTCCAGTATTTCTTAATAACAGGGCATTCCCAGAATACATGGTAGTGAATAGCATTTTGTGATCCACATTGTAATTTACTCTTTTTACACATTCTAGTGACGTATTCACAATGTTTAGAGAGATGTCTACACTCTCAATCTGATTTGATTACTTGTTatgttgaaatatggattaaatattATAACTAACTTACACTGTCTTACACCtccctcctcttctctctctctctctctctctgtttctctgttactTACTCACTTCAGATTCAGAATCTGAACCTTAAAACGAATCTGTCCTTCATTTTTCCTATTTAACACAGATGTTTGTGACTTTTAATTGAAATATAACTGGTACTAGAAAAAATAGTTGTGCATCGCTTtaggcactatatatatataatatatatatatatatatatatatatatatatataaactggcATTTCGATACctgttaaataaatcaaatatatacAAATTGTGCCTAAagcaatttatatttatatatatatatatatatatatatatatatatatatatatatatatatatatataatttttttttttttttttttttttgaataactCACACAGATTGGCCTTTAAACTTTAATGCCTCAATCGCTTTAacaaaaatgaattattattattttggcctCATCTTTCCCAtaatttacttcttttttttcacagcctGGTGACGTattaataaggaaaaaaaaaaagttaaaaagatacAAGATACATTTAATCAAAAGTTTTGGAATCTAAATAAAACCACGCTCGTTTGatgttatatttaattattttatttaacatttaaatatccatcagtttaaagaagaaaaaatgtagttaattgtgattaattggGTTATTCTTATTTTAATCGATCGACAGCCCTATTTTTTTAAGCATAAATTAGTACAAATACTCAACAAACACGTGTGTACATCGTTTTAAGCacaatttctgtttatttaaataatttaatatgctgaatttagtatttttatttttttttcatcgaTATTGAATGactctttgttttattttgtttgctgtCCGGTTGTTGGTTTGCTGTTTGTTAGAGGGCTTTGCTTTGTTGTGACCGCCGGTCCACCAGCCGGTAATCAGAGCGGGAGATAATTACAGGTGTGGGGATGAGCAGGACGGGTCTGTTTGCTCCTGCGTCAGGAAATCTGCTGTGGTTTTGTGTAGGTGAGCAGCAGGTCTAGCCCAGACTTGCCCTATAATTCATGCAGGTAAAATCACAGCTGAATGAATCCAGTCAGAGCGCCTGTCTCTCAGATAATGACTCTGCATGTCTGTGATTAATATTATAGAGCACTGAACACGAGCTCTGAACAGGGCTTCTGGATCATTTAGAGTAAAGCTGGTTATCTGAGCATTAGGaagctgaaagcagaagcatttctgaatgaagaaaaatatttataaaatatagtgtttaaggGTACCAgtgttctgaaaccaccatccctgctaagcctaataatatattattatatattcattctaaaaactggggtgtctggtcaCTTTTCATAGGAGTTCTTCTTCTAGCCACatcacgtgtctttacgtacttacgtcacacgtacagcctctaaaagaggatccagcttaGTTTCagtgaacgtgagcggctggtggagcaatggagacttcagaagaggaaactcagagctcagtagatcattcactcatagtaaaaacaaagaaacgaaggagtgaagttccTTCATTCGCTCTGAAAGTTGTCAGTTGCTtttagattttgtgggaaaacaaaactgcactgactttatacttgataataaaacacagtggatcaacaccagcagatgattagcatgtctctccaaaccatcactgattggtggaaacttcacactagacctgaagcagtttggactgtgtgtctctccactcttcctccagactctgatccctttatttacaaatgaaatgtaaaatttactgatgatcagtgatgggttggagagacatgtcagcggctgctgttgatccactgtgcctCTGGGAAATAAaagttccacacacacacacaccttaatgaAAGTATTGTATTTCCCTCACTctggttaatgtgtgtgtgtgttatcgtAAGTGTGTCTCCGCAATCTCTGTTCAGAGGGGGTTAAGTGCTTGATTGTGTGCTAAGAAGTTTACCGTaaacggagtgtgtgt
Protein-coding sequences here:
- the commd1 gene encoding COMM domain-containing protein 1, whose translation is MAAVAEAEGVKALAGLLAGLAQSLYYCNTEISEELLRSQLYPNLPPEDFHTLYHKLRGILKSMATADMDQAQLEAFLTAQTRKQGGAGLSSEQAAALGRFWKAHRTRIRESLLAQSRWEPGLRSVNWRVDLQTASSRGSSSNTPVALVELELGRSGQDSEFVCLEFDELKVNQVLKKMAEIQENIDSIVHHS